The Apis mellifera strain DH4 linkage group LG8, Amel_HAv3.1, whole genome shotgun sequence genome contains a region encoding:
- the LOC410142 gene encoding RILP-like protein homolog isoform X1, with protein MPFCLGNYTTRNMEEYAVVSDISVVDVYDIASEIGKECEKLIDSYGVESVTNLMPKVIHALELLENLATKNERENTTVQELRAKISQLENDKIGKAEDRQRFEKELEQIEEHWRQESRDLVEMVTRLQEENRRLSEALQESRSDSQYSSKQTFTASQEVDIAVLQHLRSMIDKQRDQIRGRDKELLQKNSEIENLTGQVEKLGVVGRELKRKQRQAQMQARGLVEERADFLAQLQDQNRELINLRARLGLAKKENEDLSKLQGCPDLTNKAVYDLDDPDRPRFTTAELKEILHERNELKARVSDLEDELELYRPKPEIVEDDKDAPVQGPLPYEPDDAPWKKTSESGIRKFFRKIFSESSSSFLVGSSPRRSLSSLSKMALSGNSTYDESV; from the exons atgccTTTTTGTTTGGGAAATTATACAACTCGTAATATGGAAGAATATGCTGTAGTATCTGATATATCAGTTGTAGATGTTTATGATATTGCATCTGAAATAGGAAAAGAATGTGAGAAACTTATAGATTCATATGGAGTAGAATCTGTAACCAATCTTATGCCAAAAGTAATACATgcattagaattattagaaaatcttGCAACCAAAAATGAACGTGAAAATACTACAGTCCAAGAATTACGTGCAAAGATTTCACaattagaaaatgataaaattggaaaagctGAAGATAGGCAGAGATTTGAAaag GAATTAGAACAAATTGAAGAACATTGGCGTCAAGAATCTCGTGATTTAGTAGAAATGGTTACAAGATtacaagaagaaaatagaCGACTATCAGAAGCTTTGCAGGAATCACGTAGTGATAGTCAGTACAGCAGTAAACAAA cttTCACAGCTAGTCAAGAAGTTGATATCGCAGTATTGCAACATTTAAGATCTATGATAGACAAACAAAGAGATCAAATTCGAGGAAGAGATAAAGAActgttacaaaaaaattcggaaatagaaaat ctgACAGGACAAGTTGAAAAACTCGGAGTTGTTGGTCgagaattaaaacgaaaacaaCGTCAAGCACAAATGCAAGCACGAGGTTTAGTAGAGGAAAGAGCAGATTTCTTAGCTCAATTGCAAGATCAAAATCGTGAATTGATAAATCTTCGAGCTCGACTTGGtttagcaaaaaaagaaaatgaagatttaAGTAAATTGCAGGGTTGTCCAGATTTAACTAATAAGGCTGTATATGATCTTGATGATCCAGATAGACCAAGATTTACTACTgctgaattaaaagaaattttacatgAACGAAATGAATTGAAAGCTAGAGTATCAGATTTGGAAGATGAATTAGAACTATATCGACCAAAACCtgaaat agtTGAAGATGATAAAGATGCTCCTGTACAAGGTCCTCTTCCTTATGAACCAGATGATGCACCTTGGAAGAAGACATCTGAATCTGGAATTCGTAAAtt TTTCCGGAAAATTTTCTCAGAATCTAGCAGTAGTTTTTTAGTTGGTAGTAGCCCACGTCGAAGTCTTTCTAGTTTATCAAAAATGGCTCTTTCTGGAAACAGTACATATGATGAATCTGTATAA
- the LOC410142 gene encoding RILP-like protein homolog isoform X2 yields the protein MPFCLGNYTTRNMEEYAVVSDISVVDVYDIASEIGKECEKLIDSYGVESVTNLMPKVIHALELLENLATKNERENTTVQELRAKISQLENDKIGKAEDRQRFEKELEQIEEHWRQESRDLVEMVTRLQEENRRLSEALQESRSDTFTASQEVDIAVLQHLRSMIDKQRDQIRGRDKELLQKNSEIENLTGQVEKLGVVGRELKRKQRQAQMQARGLVEERADFLAQLQDQNRELINLRARLGLAKKENEDLSKLQGCPDLTNKAVYDLDDPDRPRFTTAELKEILHERNELKARVSDLEDELELYRPKPEIVEDDKDAPVQGPLPYEPDDAPWKKTSESGIRKFFRKIFSESSSSFLVGSSPRRSLSSLSKMALSGNSTYDESV from the exons atgccTTTTTGTTTGGGAAATTATACAACTCGTAATATGGAAGAATATGCTGTAGTATCTGATATATCAGTTGTAGATGTTTATGATATTGCATCTGAAATAGGAAAAGAATGTGAGAAACTTATAGATTCATATGGAGTAGAATCTGTAACCAATCTTATGCCAAAAGTAATACATgcattagaattattagaaaatcttGCAACCAAAAATGAACGTGAAAATACTACAGTCCAAGAATTACGTGCAAAGATTTCACaattagaaaatgataaaattggaaaagctGAAGATAGGCAGAGATTTGAAaag GAATTAGAACAAATTGAAGAACATTGGCGTCAAGAATCTCGTGATTTAGTAGAAATGGTTACAAGATtacaagaagaaaatagaCGACTATCAGAAGCTTTGCAGGAATCACGTAGTGATA cttTCACAGCTAGTCAAGAAGTTGATATCGCAGTATTGCAACATTTAAGATCTATGATAGACAAACAAAGAGATCAAATTCGAGGAAGAGATAAAGAActgttacaaaaaaattcggaaatagaaaat ctgACAGGACAAGTTGAAAAACTCGGAGTTGTTGGTCgagaattaaaacgaaaacaaCGTCAAGCACAAATGCAAGCACGAGGTTTAGTAGAGGAAAGAGCAGATTTCTTAGCTCAATTGCAAGATCAAAATCGTGAATTGATAAATCTTCGAGCTCGACTTGGtttagcaaaaaaagaaaatgaagatttaAGTAAATTGCAGGGTTGTCCAGATTTAACTAATAAGGCTGTATATGATCTTGATGATCCAGATAGACCAAGATTTACTACTgctgaattaaaagaaattttacatgAACGAAATGAATTGAAAGCTAGAGTATCAGATTTGGAAGATGAATTAGAACTATATCGACCAAAACCtgaaat agtTGAAGATGATAAAGATGCTCCTGTACAAGGTCCTCTTCCTTATGAACCAGATGATGCACCTTGGAAGAAGACATCTGAATCTGGAATTCGTAAAtt TTTCCGGAAAATTTTCTCAGAATCTAGCAGTAGTTTTTTAGTTGGTAGTAGCCCACGTCGAAGTCTTTCTAGTTTATCAAAAATGGCTCTTTCTGGAAACAGTACATATGATGAATCTGTATAA